CTTCGGCAACGTCTATCGTCTGCCCGAATATTTCTTTACCATTCAGTCCGGCCATCGCCTTCTGACCGTCAGTTGAAGTCGACATCACCACGAACCCGAACCCCATCGAAATGCCGGATTCACTTTCCTTGATAATTTCGACCGAATCTACCCACCCGTGTTCTTCGAACACTTTGAGCAATTGATCTGCAGTAACCTCTTTGGAAAGATTTCCTACAAAAAGTTTCATAACTCTTAAAACCTGAATTCAGTGTTTACAACCAAAGCCAAACCAAATCGTTGAACAAACAATCCGATGAATATATTTATGACAGTCGTTTATTACAAACGGAAAATTACAGCTGCGTGAAATCCCTGGGATTAGTTCAACACCTGAAAAAGATTCAGGACTCTACCGGAAATTATCTTGACAAATCGGGATTGAATGACTAATATCCTGCTTTTCCGGGGGTGAACGTATTACAAATGCATAGAAAAGTAAATATCAATATTCAGCGGAGCAGCAACCTGTTTTTGTCAGATGATAATACGATAAAGCCGCTTTAAGGAGGCTAAATGCATAAACTTCAAAACATTCTTGACAATATAAACGCCTATATATGGGGAAGCCCGGAAATTCAGCCCTGGTTTACGATAGTGCTTCTGGTAGGCACAGGAGTATTTCTTACCATCAGATTGAAGTTGATCCAATTTACCCAGTTCAAGCATGCGCTCGATATTGTGAGGGGAAAATTTGACGATCCGGATGATGAAGGCGACGTTACACATTTTCAGGCATTATCTACCGCTCTATCCGCTACCATCGGCATCGGTAACATAGCGGGGGTTGCAACAGCGATCCATTGGGGTGGTCCGGGCGCTCTCTTCTGGATTTGGGTGACCGGATTTTTCGGTATGGCTACCAAATACGCCGAGATAGCTCTTTCTCATAAGTTCCGCAGGATAAACGAGGATGGGTCTGCCTCCGGCGGACCGATGTACACGATCCTACACGGCTTGGGACCCAAATTTAAGTGGATGGCAATCTTCTTTGCAGTCTTTCTGATTATCGGCTCTTTCAATACGCCCAACATGGTTCAGTCGAACACTGTTGCCTCCGCGGTCGAACGGGATTTCGGAATTCCTCCGTTTGTTTCGGGAGTTGTCCTCGCCGTCCTTGTCGCGATAGTGATTGTCGGAGGAATCAAAAGACTTGCAAAGGTTACGAGCAAATTAGTGCCGTTCATGACGGTCTTATATGCAATCGCTGCAATTTACATCCTATTCGTCAACGCAGAAGGCATTCCTGCCGCATTCAAGGCGGTTTTCGACGGTGCGTTCACTCCGCAGGGTAAAATGGGCGGATTTTTCGGTTCCGCCTGGGTGATGACCCTGGTCTGGGGAGTAAAACGAGGTTTGTTTTCCAATGAAGCGGGACAAGGCTCCGCGCCTATCGCCCATGCGGCCGCAAAGACCAAAGAAGCCGTACGCGAAGGAATAATCGGTTTGATGGGACCTTTTCTCGATACTCTAACCATCTGCACAATGACCGGACTGGTCATTATCACCACAGGAGTCTGGCAGGAAAAATACGAGAACCGCATTTCAGGCGCAAACCTCGCTGAAGTCACATTCTATGTGGGTTCTCCGGACAATGTCGATCTGTTTAATTTAAAGGATCAGGAACCGAAATCGGGTACGCTTGAAGTCCAAAACGGCGTTATTCAGGAAAATGTATGGTTATTCCGTGAAATGGGAGACATCGGAGTGCCCAAAATTCTCAAACTTTCCGGATTAGAAGGAAATGAGACCGCTTTCACAGGTTCGATAAAAATGACCGATAATGGGAATATCGATTTAACAGCTCAGGAAGAACAGCTAGCCATAACGGGGACTATGTTGCTTACGGGCGCAAATTTGACCGCTCAAGCGTTCAGTCACGGTCTCCCGGGAAACTGGGGCAACTACTTTGTTACCATTGCGGTAATTTTATTCGCCTTTTCCACCTCTATCGCCTGGAGCTACTATGGTGACAGAGGAGTGGAGTTCCTCGTCGGACGAAAAGGAATTATGCCGTACCGGATAGTTTTTTCCATTGCCGTTTTTGTCGGTGCGAATCTCACGATCAATATGGCCTGGACTTTCGGCGATATCGCGCTCGGGTTTATGGTGGTTCCTAACCTGATAGCTATCTTGCTGCTTTCTCCGCTTCTCGTCAAGATGACGAAAGAATATGCCGACAAATATCAAAGTGGAAACAAAGAAATTTCCGAATAAGTATTTTTTGGGTGTATATTGAGTCTTGAGCATCTTGAAATAGCTCGATTAGCCGCTCAAGAGGGGGGAACAGTCCTTATGAAGCGTCTCGGAAATGCCGGAAGAATTGATTTCAAGGGTAAGATCGATCTCGTTTCGGAAGCCGACCGGGAATCTGATGAGGCTATACTGAATTTGCTGTCGAAATTAGCTCCAGATATTCATATAACCTCAGAGGAGAAAGTAGAATCACACGGCAGAAAGCCCGAACGTTGGATCGTTGACCCGCTTGACGGGACTACGAATTTCGCTCATTCGCTTCCCGGATTCAGTGTATCGATAGCGTATGAAAGCGAAGGAACTATTGAAGCCGGAGTAGTATTCGACCCATATCACAGGGAGGAATTCAGCGCCGCCGCCGGAACAGGCGCAAAATTGAACGGAGAAAAAATATCGGTCTCAAAAGTGGACAAATTGAGTAACGCGCTTGCAGCAACCGGATTTCCCTATGAATCTGAAGGGATATTCGAACTGGTCATAGAAACGGTCAGAGAGATGCTGTCGAGTTCTCAGGGGCTGCGGCGACTTGGTTCCGCCGCCCTCGATATCTGTTACACAGCTCTCGGGAGGTTTGACCTGTTTTATGAATTCCGATTGCGGCCGTGGGACATAGCGGCGGGGAGCATAATACTCAAGGAGGCGGGAGGTGAAATAAGCTCGCCTTTCGGAAGCGCTTTCGACGTCGAATCAGGTGATATTCTCGTTACGAACGGCTTAATACATCAGGAGACGATAGCTGCGCTCGAAAGGGCGAGGGACAGAGCGGAAAAATTATGAGAATCGGAATCATTTCAAAAGGGAGCAGAATTTATTCGACCAAAAGAATAAGAGACACTGCGAGAAAACGGGGTCACCAGGTTCTCGTTTTCAATCCATTAAAATGTCAGCTAAACCTGATGAGTTATCAGCATTCGATATATTATTCGGGACGCAAGGTGAAACCCCCGGATGTAATTATTCCCCGAATCGGCACTACCCTAACCAACTATGGGATATCAGTGGTAAGACATTTCGAAATCCTCGGCTCGCGCGTCATCAATGATGCGGATTCGATAAGCAGGTCTCGTGACAAGATGCGGGCGTTGCAAATTTTAGCAAGCAAAGGAATTCATATCCCTAAAACCGTGATGGCTCGAAACCCGAATCAGCTTGTCAGGGCTCTTCAGCTGACCGACGGTCCTCCGATAATTCTGAAGCTTATCGAGGGTACCCAGGGAATAGGCGTCATACTATCAGAAACAAGGCAGTCTTTCGAATCGACTCTTGATACGCTCTGGAACTTAGGGCAGGATATTCTGATACAGCAGTTTGTGTCTGAATCGCGCGGGAAAGACATTCGTGCGTTTGTTGTCGGAGACAGAGTGGTTGCGGCGATGAAGCGCGAAGCCGCCGCGGAGGAGTTCAGGTCGAACATCCATCGCGGGGGTACCGGAACGGCGGTCAAACTTACGTCAGTTCAGGAAGAGACCGCACTGAAAGCGGCGAAAGTTCTCGGACTTGAAATAGCGGGTGTCGATTTTTTTGATATACCCGGTGAACCGATTGTCATCGAGCTGAACTCCTCGCCGAGCTTACGGGGAATTGAAAAAGCCACCGGCGTAGACGTAGCCGAAGAGATCATTAAATACGCCGAACAAACGGCAGCTAATTAGATACATCTCTAAACTTTACTCTCCACTCTACCCTGAGACTGCTCTTTTACCCCCCTCTTGAGAGGGGTGGATTCTAACCTCGTAAGAGGTTAGAAGACGGGGTGTGTAACCCCTACGGACAATTCCCCGTTATTGCGAAGAAGCGGATCCCGCTTGACATCAGGCTGGCAGCCCGGGTGCGAGTCATCCGTCAGCTGACGGACTGACCGCCAAACCGTGCCCTAACGGCGTCAGGACAAGCGTTAGTCCCGCCAACGGCGGTGGTCCTGACTGCCACTGGATGCTTTTACGGGCGGTTAAACAATGATTAACTACTAAAGATTTTCCTTAAGGAATTTCTCTAAATCACCCGGTTTAAATTCACCGCCTACATACCAGACGTTCTGAAGATCACCATCCTTGATCAAAAAGCTGAAGGGTGTCCCCCACTTCCGTGTGTCACCAAGCGATTTTCTTAACCGGTAATGGTCGGTAAGGAACCGGATATCCTCGTCCTCTTTGGTACGGGTACCGAGAGTCATCGTGAAAGGAGGGAAATTTGTCAGCAAAAATGCCTCGAGATGTTCCGGATCGGAATACTCCATTACGGCAAATACGTCGAATCCCCTATCTTTATATTTCAGATAGTTCCTTTCTATATTCGGATATTCAAACTCGGTGTTTTCGCAGTCCGCTCTCATAAATGTGAGGAGAACTATCTTCTTCCCTTTCAAGAACTTATAAAAATCCTGTATTTTGCCGGACGTGTCCTGTAATACAAAATTTGGCAACTTTTGTATTGACGAATAATTGCCCGTAGTTTTTTTAACGACGTAGTCCTCGATCTTCGACAGGTCTATCTTTTCTAAATCAGTGTATTCATGCTCCTGGGTTAGACCGGGCGAAGCCATGAGCAGCATAACAATTAGTATTGGCAGTGTTCTATTCATATTAAACTCCTTTCCATAAGTTTTGGTATCGCTGACTCATATTCAGATCTCAATTCAGTTACCGGTATGTCAATAAGCGAGTTTATTTTCAAATTCCGTCCAGTCACCCTGCCGAGCGCCTCGCAGGTTACCCCATGCTTTGCTCCGATCCTTTTCACCTTCATCAAATCACTCTCCGCGATGCTGACGATAATCGCCGATTGGGTTTCCCCAAAAAGCAATTCATCGTCCCTGACCTTTCTATTCAGTACGATATTTACGCCAAAGTTGTTTCTACCCAACAGACAACATTCGGCAAGCGCAACAGACAGACCGCCGTCGGAAATATCATGGGCGGATTTGATGATCCCTTCTTTTATTCCAAAAAGCACCGCCTGCTGAACGTTCTTTTCGTACTCAAGGTCGATATCGGGTGCGTCTCCTTCTACTCTGCCATGGATAGCGCTCAAGTATTCCGATCCGCCTATACATCCTTCAAGACTTCCGATAAGCATTACAAAATCGCCTTCATCGACGAATCCGGCTCCGCGTATATGGCTTAGATCTTCTATAAGTCCGAGCATTCCTATCACAGGTGTGGGATATACGGCTGAATCGGGATTCTCGTTGTAAAAGCTGACGTTTCCCCCCGTAACCGGAGTGTTCAGAGCGACACATGCCTCCCCGATTCCAGCCACCACCTCCTTAAACGTCCAGAACACTTCGGGATCCTCCGGGTTTCCGAAGTTCAGGCAGTTGGTAATAGCAATCGGTTTCGCTCCCGTGCAGACCACATTTCTCGCTGATTCGGCAACAGCTATAATTCCGCCCTTCCGCGGGTTAACGTAAGCGTACCTCCCATTGCCGTCAGTTTTCAGGGCGATCGCTTTGTTAGGGGACTCTTTGATTCGCACTACAGCGGCATCGGCTATTCCGGGTCCGGTTACCGTGTTAGTTTGAACCGTACTGTCATATTGCCGATAAATCCATCTCTTACTTGCAATATTGGGTGACGTCAAAAGATTGAAGAAGGTCGCTTCGAGATCATCCGGCACAGGAACGCTGTCGACCTTGAACTCCATTATCTTCTGAAGATATTCAGGTTGTTTACTTTCACGGCTGTAGACCGGAGCTCCTCCACCAAGCACTAATGATTCGGCAGGAACGACAGCATTACTCTTTCCGTTCATCTTGAACTTAAGTTCGGGCTCAGGTGATACCTCACCGATTTTAACGCAATTCAAGCCCCATTTTTCAGCTATTTTCAGCACCTCCCCGTCTTTTCCTTTTCTGACGACGAGAAGCATTCTTTCCTGCGATTCAGAGAGTAAAATTTCATAGGGAATCATTCCCCGTTCGCGAAGGGGCACCTTTGTGAGGTCTATTTCCATCCCCACATTCCCTTTTTCCGACATCTCCGAAGTGGAACAGATTATCCCGGCGGCGCCCATATCCTGCATACCCACAAGTAGTTTTTTCTGCGCCAGTTCGAGCGACGCTTCTAACAGAAGCTTTTCCGTGAACGGATCTCCTACCTGTACGGCAGGCCTTTTCTCTTCCGACTTCTCCGATAGTTCCACCGACGCAAAAGTAGCGCCGTGAATCCCGTCGCGTCCTGTAGAGGAACCGAGGAGCATCACGCTGTTTTTCTCGCCCTTGGCTATTGCGCGGACAGTGTCTCTATGCCTCACGACTCCGACTGTCATTGCGTTTACGAGCGGATTTCCTTCATAGCAAGGATCAAAATAAATCTCTCCGGCAACGGTCGGAACTCCCATACAGTTTCCATAGTCACCAATACCCCGGACGACGCCATCGAGCAGGTATCTGTTCCGTGGGTTTTCCAATGATCCGAACCTCAATGAGTTGAGTGACGCCACAGGTCTGGCGCCCATACTGAAGATGTCTCTCAGGATTCCCCCTACACCTGTTGCCGCGCCCTGATACGGCTCAATTGCCGAAGGATGATTGTGACTTTCGATCTTGAATGCTATGGCGATCCCATCGCCGATATCCACCAACCCCGCGTTCTCCTCTCCCGCGCCTGCGAGAATATGCTCTCCTTCCTTCGGTAATTTTTTCAGCTCTGTTATCGATGATTTATACGAACAGTGTTCACTCCACATAACCGAGTATATCCCCAACTCGGTGAAATTCGGAGTTCGCCCGAGAATATTTTTAACTCTTTCAAACTCGTCTTCGGTGAACCCGTGTTCACGGACGACATCGGGTGTTACTTCAATTTCTTTCAATTCTCTTTATTCTACTCAGTTAAGCGTCATTATGTTGCCGTCGGCGTCAATCTCAATTTTCAACTCAACCTTATCCACAAAATATTTTTTTGATGAGTATGTCGCCTTCGCTTCTAATAATATTTTATACTCACCCGGAGGTACTTTTTGGTCAATCGGATATTCCTTTTTTCGTTTGTAACCGTCTACATTCTTGTAAATTTGTTCGAACTTCCCCGGCATCATGTTCCACTTGAAAGTAACTTTACCCGGACCGTATTTTTTGCCGGTTCTGTTTAATCTTCTGACAAAATTCCCCTCTGAATCAAATATATCGATCTTGAGATACGACCTTTCAGTGACACTGCCGGTGATGAACACTCCTCCCATCAATTTCTCTACTTTCACGCCCTGCAGTTCTGTACCGATCAAATAATATTGCACGGTCGCTTTTTCTGCTATAATCACCTGTCCGAGTCTGCGCCAGATAGCAATCCCTCTCGGTTCTATAAACTCGTTTTTATCTTTTCCCTTTCCTCCGAAAGTTGTCAGGTGAGAAAGAGCAGAAGTGAATTTATGTATGACATGATTTGATTTATCCGTTACGTAAATGTTGTTGTAGAAGTCGAGCGCTGCATACGCAAATTCGGCTCCGGGGTAACCGAAATCCTCCCCGCTAATCTTCTTGAGGAGCGCTCCATCGCTCGATACCTTTAAGAGCTCCTTACCTCCATCGTTTAAAATAACCGCAAATCCGACCTTTTGGTACGACCACCTCTCAAGGGGGTCAGTAACCACTATCGAGACCGGGTTGTTCAATGATATATTGTTTTCCCCGCCCCACACGTTCAACAGCATTCCTTCTGATGAGAATATTTGAATACGGTTGTTTCCGCTGTCAACGACATAAAAATTTCCCTGTGAGTCCATCGCTACGTCCAAGGGACTATTGAATTCTCCAGGGGCATCTCCTTTCTTCCCGAACGACCTCACGTATGACAAAATCCCTGTGTCTTTCAGCTCCACTATCCTGTCATTACCGGTATCAGCTACAAGTACCCTCCCCTCAGGATTAGCCGTGATACCGTGAGGCGCGTTCAATCGCTGTTCATCCGGGAGGTCAGCACCGTATATATCTATGGAGAGAAGAGAATTATTATAAATTATTGTGTTGTCCCCGCTGTTTACTCCGTATACGGTTATCTCATCGTCGTCTTTTGCTACGTCCGGGTCGTCGCGCGATATGAGCTTCACTGCCGCAATACCTTGAGGGTCTTTCACTCTCGCGCTCAGACCAGCGTACATCATGAGATGGTACTTTCCGACTTTTCTTACAGGAGCGTGTTTGAATTGCGGGTGTACGAGTGTGGACTGTTCTGATACTTTTTGACCGTAGGTGAACGAATTGAATATGAATAATATTAATGAAACTAATATTACTGATCTATTCATCCGGCGAGAATTTCCGATAGCTGTTTTTTAATCGATTCGGCGAGTTTTGTCGATATTCCGCGGACTGCTTTGATGTCCTCGATCTTAGCGTCCTTAATATCCATCACAGATTGAAACTCGGCAAGGAGTGCGTTTCTCTTGCTCGGACCTACTCCGGGAATATCGTCGAGCACTGAATGCAGGTTACGTTTTTTCCTGAGTTGCCGGTGGTAAGAGAGCGCAAACCTGTGTGCCTCATCCCGTATTTTTCTGAGAAGGATTAATCCCGGAGAAGATTTTGATATGTTTTGCGGTTCGCTCTGACCGGGTTTATATATCTCTTCCAACCGCTTTGCGAGTCCCACCACTTCGATGTCAAGGAGGTCGAGATTTTTTAATACTGAAAGTGCGGCGGACAGCTGACCCTTCCCCCCGTCGATCAGGATTAGGTCCGGGAGCGCCTTCTCTTCGTCCAAAACCCTGCGATACCTCCTTAACAGCACTTCTCTCATCATTGCAAAATCATCAGGTCCTTCTACAGATTTAATTTTGAATTTTCTGTATTCATTTTTTCTCGCAGTGCCGTTTATGAAGCACACCATCGACCCGACGGCGTCCTTCCCCTGGATGTTCGATATATCAAATGCTTCTATCCGGCGCGGTACGATCTCCATTCCAATGTCTTTCTTCAGCGCCGACAGGCTTTTCGTTACGTAATCAGCCCTTGCTTTTTTGTTCAATAGATGCTCTTTTAAGTGGAGTTCGGCGTTTTTTAATGCCATCCTGAGCAGATTTCGTTTCTTCCCGCGCATCGGAATAAAAAGCCTTACCGCCCCGCCTCTTTTTCGCTTAAGCCATATTTCAATCGCTTCACGTTCAGCCGGATACCGCTCGAGGTATACTTCGCCCGGTACATATTCCGAGTTCGTGTAGTATTGTCCTAAAAACTGATCAAATATTAATTCCGTATTTTCATCCTCAACTCCCTTCAAAAAAAAGTGCTCCTGACCAAGCAGCTTCCCCTCTCTTACTCTGAACACCACTCCACAGGCATCCTCATCTATCCTTGCCATGGCGATAAAATCTCTGTCAATCTCCTCGAAAGTTTCAACCTTCTGGGAATCCGCTCTCTTTTTCACGGCGAAAAGCTGGTCTCTGATCTTAGCGGCCTCCTCAAACTCTTCTTCAACCGCAGCGGTTTTCATCTTTTCCGTCAGGTAGCCTATCACGCTCGTAGTTTTTCCGTTCAGGTAATCCTCGACCTGGCGAAGCATCGAATTATAATCCGCTTGAGATACCAAACCCTCACAAGGACCTTCGCATTTATCGATGTGATAGTCGAGGCAGACCTTAACTTTTTTCGCTTTTATGAAGTCGTCATCGATATGATAGGAACATGATCTTATTGAAAAGACTTTTTTTACGATTTTTAAAGCGTCCCTTACCTTTTTCACATTCGTGAAAGGTCCGAGATATTTTGATCCGTCCCGGACCACCTTCCTTGTTAGAAAGACCTGTGGATACGGTTCGTTGGTTATCCTGATGTACGGGAAGCTCTTATCGTCCTTGAGTGTTATGTTGTATCGTGGCAGATGCTCTTTTATCAGGTTCGCTTCAAGAATCAAAGCCTCTACTTCGTTGTCCGTGACAATCCAATCAACGCTTTCAATTTTTTTCACCAAAAGAAGTGTTTTACCGTCTTTGGATCTGCCCTTCAGGAAATACGAACGAACCCTGTTTCCCAGTACCTTAGCCTTTCCGACGTATATTATCTCTCCCGCTGCATCCTTGAAAAGATAGCATCCGGGGGATTTGGGAACATCTGAAAGTTTGGGGTTCGATATGTCAATCGGCATTTTCAGTCTCACCTTCAGGCTTCGAATTCAATTCTATCAGTACTCCTCCAGTGCTCTTCGGATGAAGAAAAACGATACTCGTGCCTCCACTCCCTTTTTTGGGATTTCCGTCTATCAGCTCGAACCCTTTTTTCTGCAAGACGTCGATGGCGCTGTTGATATCTTCAACTTGAAAGCAGATGTGGTGCAGTCCGCTCCCTCTTTTTTCAAGAAATTCACTTACGGGACTATTATGTGATACGGGTTCCACCAACTCCAATGAGACGCCGGCTAATCTGTAAACAGCGGTGTTGACCATCTCATCAGGAACGTGTTCCAGCTCCGGTTCAGCTTCAAGCAGGTCGTTGAAAAGTTTCACCGACTCATCCAGGGAATTAACGGCGATGGCGATATGATCTATTTTTTTCATCTGATATCAGCTGAACGCATCTATTCCGGTAATATGTTTTCCAATTATCAAGGTGTGTATATCGTTCGTGCCTTCATAGGTATAGACTGATTCTAAATTAGCCATGTGCCGCATTGCCTGATACTCATCCGTGATTCCCGCAGCTCCTAAAATATCTCTCGTCATTCGCGCGGTTTCGAGAGCCATCTTGACGTTTTCTTTTTTTGCGAGCGAAACCTGTTCAGCCGTAACTTTGTTTTCGTCTTTAAGAGTTCCGATTCTGTGAGCTAACAGCTGTGCTTTGGTTATTCCGCTCAGCATTTTTACGAGCTTTCGCTGAACGAGTTGAAACGAGGCTAATGGTTTACCGAATTGGATCCTTTCCGCAGAGTAATTCACCGCCTCGTCATAACAGGCCATTGCGCTTCCAATCGCTCCCCATGCAATCCCGTATCTTGCTTGAGTCAGGCAGGAGAGTGGAGATTTGATTCCGCTGCTTCCCGGCAGAACGTTATCTTTCGGAATCCTGCATTCCTCAAATACGAGTTCAGCAGTGTCCGACGCTCTAAGAGAGAGCTTACCCTTGATTTCGTTCGTTGAAAAACCGCCGGTATCCCTTTCGACGAGAAATCCTTTAATCTCTTCATCGGTTTTGGCCCACACGACTGCCACGTCCGCTATCGAACCGTTTGTTATCCACATCTTTGAGCCGTTGAGAACCCATTCATTTCCATCAAGCTTAGCTGTGGTGGTCATCCCCATAGGGTCTGAACCATGGTCGGGTTCTGTCAATCCGAAGCAGCCTACCGCCTTTCCCTGAGCCATAAGCGGCAGCCACTTCTTCTTTTGTTCTTCGCTTCCAAAACTGAATATCGGCCACATTACAAGCGATCCCTGTACACTGACGAAGCTCCTGATTCCGGAATCACCCCGTTCCAACTCCCGGCATACCAAACCGTAAACGATGTTGTTGGAACCGGCACAACCATACTCTTGAGGCAGGTTGACTCCGAGAATTCCCAACTCCGCCATTG
The DNA window shown above is from Candidatus Neomarinimicrobiota bacterium and carries:
- a CDS encoding inositol monophosphatase — its product is MSLEHLEIARLAAQEGGTVLMKRLGNAGRIDFKGKIDLVSEADRESDEAILNLLSKLAPDIHITSEEKVESHGRKPERWIVDPLDGTTNFAHSLPGFSVSIAYESEGTIEAGVVFDPYHREEFSAAAGTGAKLNGEKISVSKVDKLSNALAATGFPYESEGIFELVIETVREMLSSSQGLRRLGSAALDICYTALGRFDLFYEFRLRPWDIAAGSIILKEAGGEISSPFGSAFDVESGDILVTNGLIHQETIAALERARDRAEKL
- a CDS encoding acyl-CoA dehydrogenase family protein, which gives rise to MKAYKGVDFYAVDDLFSDEERLIRDTVRSFVSEKVLPEITVYHREGKFPVKFIKPMAELGILGVNLPQEYGCAGSNNIVYGLVCRELERGDSGIRSFVSVQGSLVMWPIFSFGSEEQKKKWLPLMAQGKAVGCFGLTEPDHGSDPMGMTTTAKLDGNEWVLNGSKMWITNGSIADVAVVWAKTDEEIKGFLVERDTGGFSTNEIKGKLSLRASDTAELVFEECRIPKDNVLPGSSGIKSPLSCLTQARYGIAWGAIGSAMACYDEAVNYSAERIQFGKPLASFQLVQRKLVKMLSGITKAQLLAHRIGTLKDENKVTAEQVSLAKKENVKMALETARMTRDILGAAGITDEYQAMRHMANLESVYTYEGTNDIHTLIIGKHITGIDAFS
- the purL gene encoding phosphoribosylformylglycinamidine synthase subunit PurL, which produces MKEIEVTPDVVREHGFTEDEFERVKNILGRTPNFTELGIYSVMWSEHCSYKSSITELKKLPKEGEHILAGAGEENAGLVDIGDGIAIAFKIESHNHPSAIEPYQGAATGVGGILRDIFSMGARPVASLNSLRFGSLENPRNRYLLDGVVRGIGDYGNCMGVPTVAGEIYFDPCYEGNPLVNAMTVGVVRHRDTVRAIAKGEKNSVMLLGSSTGRDGIHGATFASVELSEKSEEKRPAVQVGDPFTEKLLLEASLELAQKKLLVGMQDMGAAGIICSTSEMSEKGNVGMEIDLTKVPLRERGMIPYEILLSESQERMLLVVRKGKDGEVLKIAEKWGLNCVKIGEVSPEPELKFKMNGKSNAVVPAESLVLGGGAPVYSRESKQPEYLQKIMEFKVDSVPVPDDLEATFFNLLTSPNIASKRWIYRQYDSTVQTNTVTGPGIADAAVVRIKESPNKAIALKTDGNGRYAYVNPRKGGIIAVAESARNVVCTGAKPIAITNCLNFGNPEDPEVFWTFKEVVAGIGEACVALNTPVTGGNVSFYNENPDSAVYPTPVIGMLGLIEDLSHIRGAGFVDEGDFVMLIGSLEGCIGGSEYLSAIHGRVEGDAPDIDLEYEKNVQQAVLFGIKEGIIKSAHDISDGGLSVALAECCLLGRNNFGVNIVLNRKVRDDELLFGETQSAIIVSIAESDLMKVKRIGAKHGVTCEALGRVTGRNLKINSLIDIPVTELRSEYESAIPKLMERSLI
- a CDS encoding RimK family alpha-L-glutamate ligase, with product MRIGIISKGSRIYSTKRIRDTARKRGHQVLVFNPLKCQLNLMSYQHSIYYSGRKVKPPDVIIPRIGTTLTNYGISVVRHFEILGSRVINDADSISRSRDKMRALQILASKGIHIPKTVMARNPNQLVRALQLTDGPPIILKLIEGTQGIGVILSETRQSFESTLDTLWNLGQDILIQQFVSESRGKDIRAFVVGDRVVAAMKREAAAEEFRSNIHRGGTGTAVKLTSVQEETALKAAKVLGLEIAGVDFFDIPGEPIVIELNSSPSLRGIEKATGVDVAEEIIKYAEQTAAN
- a CDS encoding redoxin domain-containing protein — protein: MNRTLPILIVMLLMASPGLTQEHEYTDLEKIDLSKIEDYVVKKTTGNYSSIQKLPNFVLQDTSGKIQDFYKFLKGKKIVLLTFMRADCENTEFEYPNIERNYLKYKDRGFDVFAVMEYSDPEHLEAFLLTNFPPFTMTLGTRTKEDEDIRFLTDHYRLRKSLGDTRKWGTPFSFLIKDGDLQNVWYVGGEFKPGDLEKFLKENL
- a CDS encoding sodium:alanine symporter family protein encodes the protein MHKLQNILDNINAYIWGSPEIQPWFTIVLLVGTGVFLTIRLKLIQFTQFKHALDIVRGKFDDPDDEGDVTHFQALSTALSATIGIGNIAGVATAIHWGGPGALFWIWVTGFFGMATKYAEIALSHKFRRINEDGSASGGPMYTILHGLGPKFKWMAIFFAVFLIIGSFNTPNMVQSNTVASAVERDFGIPPFVSGVVLAVLVAIVIVGGIKRLAKVTSKLVPFMTVLYAIAAIYILFVNAEGIPAAFKAVFDGAFTPQGKMGGFFGSAWVMTLVWGVKRGLFSNEAGQGSAPIAHAAAKTKEAVREGIIGLMGPFLDTLTICTMTGLVIITTGVWQEKYENRISGANLAEVTFYVGSPDNVDLFNLKDQEPKSGTLEVQNGVIQENVWLFREMGDIGVPKILKLSGLEGNETAFTGSIKMTDNGNIDLTAQEEQLAITGTMLLTGANLTAQAFSHGLPGNWGNYFVTIAVILFAFSTSIAWSYYGDRGVEFLVGRKGIMPYRIVFSIAVFVGANLTINMAWTFGDIALGFMVVPNLIAILLLSPLLVKMTKEYADKYQSGNKEISE
- a CDS encoding excinuclease ABC subunit C; the encoded protein is MPIDISNPKLSDVPKSPGCYLFKDAAGEIIYVGKAKVLGNRVRSYFLKGRSKDGKTLLLVKKIESVDWIVTDNEVEALILEANLIKEHLPRYNITLKDDKSFPYIRITNEPYPQVFLTRKVVRDGSKYLGPFTNVKKVRDALKIVKKVFSIRSCSYHIDDDFIKAKKVKVCLDYHIDKCEGPCEGLVSQADYNSMLRQVEDYLNGKTTSVIGYLTEKMKTAAVEEEFEEAAKIRDQLFAVKKRADSQKVETFEEIDRDFIAMARIDEDACGVVFRVREGKLLGQEHFFLKGVEDENTELIFDQFLGQYYTNSEYVPGEVYLERYPAEREAIEIWLKRKRGGAVRLFIPMRGKKRNLLRMALKNAELHLKEHLLNKKARADYVTKSLSALKKDIGMEIVPRRIEAFDISNIQGKDAVGSMVCFINGTARKNEYRKFKIKSVEGPDDFAMMREVLLRRYRRVLDEEKALPDLILIDGGKGQLSAALSVLKNLDLLDIEVVGLAKRLEEIYKPGQSEPQNISKSSPGLILLRKIRDEAHRFALSYHRQLRKKRNLHSVLDDIPGVGPSKRNALLAEFQSVMDIKDAKIEDIKAVRGISTKLAESIKKQLSEILAG
- a CDS encoding RNA-binding protein → MKLFVGNLSKEVTADQLLKVFEEHGWVDSVEIIKESESGISMGFGFVVMSTSTDGQKAMAGLNGKEIFGQTIDVAE
- the mce gene encoding methylmalonyl-CoA epimerase; translated protein: MKKIDHIAIAVNSLDESVKLFNDLLEAEPELEHVPDEMVNTAVYRLAGVSLELVEPVSHNSPVSEFLEKRGSGLHHICFQVEDINSAIDVLQKKGFELIDGNPKKGSGGTSIVFLHPKSTGGVLIELNSKPEGETENAD